The Acropora muricata isolate sample 2 chromosome 4, ASM3666990v1, whole genome shotgun sequence genome contains the following window.
GATTGATAATGGAGCTCGAATAGGATCTTGAGGTCGATTGACCTGATTCGAGCTCGGTTCCTCAGGAGCAAAAACTGATCCACTGGGTCTCGTACTCGAATAGGTATTGGAGCTCGAGATACCTGACTCGAGCTCGGTTGCCCAGATACAAAAACTGATCCTGATCATCCAGTTCATCGAGCTCGACATCTCGAGCGCGATTGGGTCTCGTACTCGAATAGGTATTGGAGCTCGAGATACCTGACTCGAGCTCGGTTGCCCAGATACAAAAACTGATCCGAAAGCTCAAATGATCCGCACAGATAGCACATTTTCTCGCCTACGTGGTTGAACAGTTCCAACAAATTTATGCTGGAATCCTGAACCAGGGATAAAGAGATGCAGGCCCCAATAGCTCAAAAATATCTCTACACGAAAATACGGTAGAGCCACTGTTATGTTTACGCCTGTCTGGGTGCTTCCGGAACCAAGAAACTCATGCCATCACTATGTCTTATTTGATCTATATTTGACCGACATTTGCGTTTGattaaaatcgatttttcaCCCAGCGTATTATGGCAGATACGGTAAAGCTCAGGCTCCGTTGCTCAATCGCAAAAAAGGTTTTCCAAGGTTGCCCGGAGAGAAACAATATCACTTTTGTATTTTACAAATAACAATGGCAACAACATTCTGAAAAACTGGGACCCCTCCCATGAACATAAATTTGtcaccaagacacgtgaccacCCTGAACCAGGGAAAATGAAAGACGCTTAGAGCGAGATTGTCTCCTTCGCTTTATCAAAAACCAAAGTAAAACtatactaaaaagaaaaacgcgATTTCAAACTCAACTGCCTTCTCTTCAGTCGGATCATTCAACATGAACGAAACAGCAAGTTATTTTCACTTCATACACGTAAAGGCTATCAAAGTGAACCACACAACGTAATTTACAAGCTCTTGACACATTTTGGTTTAACTTGGTGATCAAAAGCATAAAAGCTATGGATTGATTTATAAGCCTCGTTTTCATCATAATGAAGCTTTGCGAGAGTTGAAATTAATGACGTGTCTCCACCCTTCCCCAGATCATCGAATCACGTGGCATCCAGGctaaatttgtttcttttaccAACAAGATTCTTCGTGCCAAATTTCTTGCTTTCTTCCACTCTGTCCTAAATCTAGTCCTAAAAATCACCATAAGCCATAAGTGGGAGGCGAGTTGGTCTTGAGCCAGGGACTAAGTAGGCCGCAGTCGAAAGGACCTGCTACCAACCAAAGAGCAAGGTCACCAGGACAGGGCGTGACACCCAGGTTCCAGATAatcgcaccggtggctcacttggttgagcatcgggttgtgacgcgggaggtcgtgaattcgactccggccggaccaacactcagggtcttaaaataactgagtagaaagtgctgcctttgtaattacatcagcaaatggttagactttcaagtcttctcagataagggctataagccggaggtcccgtctcacaacccttaaataatTGCGGGACgttaaaagaacccacacactgtaaattgatatatgaaatgtttcatatattgaactgcggatttgaaattaagtaagctatgatcatcgcagttattcctcacgggctcatagaacccacaaatgaccaactcccaacgtcagtggcttcatagctcagttggttagagcgtcgcaccggtatagcgaggtcacgggttcaaaccccgttgaagtcctgactttttcataactgcgatgatcatagcttacttgaaaccacacactattcgtaaagagtagggcatggagttcccagtgttgtggtcaggcataactcattctgttctgggagcacctgtgaattctacttgttacattaaaaacattgtgaactgcgccataaagcagtctggcaaagtcccccacaaagtgttgtaaaagcgcatttgaatatatccatatagaaaatgcgctatataaatgctatATCATTAACAAGGTCATAGACTGAATagagacaaacaaagaaatgctaATGAATTTCTTTTTATTCACATTTGGTTCATACTTACACCCAAAAAACCGTTTTTGGGTTCTTGTTGTCGTTTAATAGACATTGGTGTAACTAAATTAACAAAGATTGTTCTGTTTTCTGTAGCAATTATCTTTTTACATATAATCGGGCCTATTGTGTCAAAAAAAAGAGGGGGATGTCAGGGTACGTCTAGTATAACAGGCCATATACGGGCATTCGCGCCTTTTTACATCTTTTACTTTTCGCTTGCTCAAGTTCATATATTGATTATAAAAAGTACTTTCAAAGAAACTTCTTTCTGGGCCCTATTCTTTGACAACCATCACTTCTTACAGTCGGACGGACGCAAGTTCCGAGAGCACAATATCAAATTTCTGAGCCACGGAGTTCTCCTTACGCCTACGGTGCCCCGCATGCGACTTCAGCTATAAGCAGGAAGGCTGACCTAGCCCCCGGTCGGGGTACCCGTCGTAGCCCCTCCCGGTGTAAAGAGGTGCGTGGCACACGATCTGAGTAGTGGTCAACACCGTGCAGAGTGGTTTTCAAGCATTTTGGAATCAACCCAAATGGAAaaatcatttttgaaaatattgAACCAGTTATCTTTATGCGCTGATTTGATCAAATAGCCGTTCACAATTTTGTTATTACTACCAAAAATCGGTATAGATACTCACAACGGTTCTAGATCGAAAGgtcacttaaggacgttcgcgccaaaatcttcctacggtgagattttcttcatttctcccctagagttagttgataaagtacttactccaaaaaaagaaaaaaaaatggggtcaccgacttcgtttcaGAGAAAATggaagtggaaaaatgccttaatttcgataaatcggtcataataacgagatgtagtctcctctgctaatccatcgaaaatcctaaaaataacccgttagagtggaggtttccgtgcataggtttttaggggtgggattttaagataatttgatgccgctagggatgtcgtaaacagtagagttcatcctcgacgagcgttttcgtaagctccatcaattacaaccactaccggaattcgatcgcacgaggaaagaaaattttaaaaaaagataacttcttaggtgaaatttttttcattttatcatattttgtagatagtaagtagagtaagtgattcatgattaaaaaaataggggtcaccgatgatccaaaggagtaaactcggccagaaatttttttccccggcgttttcgacgccatgtttatcttcgggacctgtcaatcgtagtgatgcgtgacatattacagtcgcgttacctccgcagaagggttgcgcacaaacaattagcgcgaacgccCTTAAGTGCATGCAATTATATGCATGCCCAGTTTTGATAACTGTCACGAAGTCTCTCCTTAAGGAGTAAACTTAGTGGATCattttatgacctttattgtctACATTTTTCGCCACATTGATAGCCTTGGAAGTTAACTAAAATGATGACACTTTTGGACATCTGCAAAAGGTGCACCGCTTTTTTTTAGCTGTCTCTTTGTCGTAATAACACTAGGACTCAAGGCCAATAAACTGTGACTCTTCCCCTAACCGATGAGTTTAACGAGAGAGGTAGCGCGACTACAATTTTATTAAATATCAAACAGATTAAAGTGACTTTATTGTGCGCGTGAATTACAATCAAGTTGCAACCAAGTGTTTCGACAAATTTCGACTTGGTTCTTCGATTCCATTGCAATGTTAGCTCAAACAATTtccattaggtgttttttttttctgaaattaatGAAACTTCTAATAAATGCAGAAAAATTCATTATTGTGCGTTGTGCTTCTTGAATAAAGAAATAGTGGGGGAGAAGGGTGGATTGCTATGACCATTATTTTACCAGTCAGCTGCTCCTGGTGCCAAGTAATCCCTACGACCGATATTGCCAGCTTGCTTGTTTTGCATTGCTTCAAGCTTGGGACATTCAGTGATTCTATGGCCAAGACCACCGCAGTAAGTACAACCGCGTTCctctgaaagaaaataaaaaagacgTAATTAACTACACAGCACTTTAATCTACAGGTTGCAGCCGCAGAACAGCGTTTCTTGTACTTCAAAAGAATTGGGTACGTGTCACGACGTGGCTGGGAAATGAAATGCGGTTCTACCACAGGCAGATTACAGAGGTGATGCTTCTTTAACATCGTAAACAAACGTTTACTAAGAATTTACGCGTATTGTTTCCCTTGAACTTGGATATTACATTAAAACTTCACAATCTTCAAAAAGTGTCTCTGCAGTCTCTTTCCTAGGCTATTCTGAATAAAGTGAAACTCGTTGCATTAGAAGTAAAAGCTAAACAAAGGGCCACCGAAAAATAAAAAGTACGATAAACAAGCTGCGGTTTTGACTATTAAGAAGGTTCCCACTTGTTGTCGTTGCGCAagttttagagcggttttcaaatgacagtcGAAAAACTAACACCAAAGTAATTGCTCCGACTGGTTGTGTCAATAACACAAttctcgaatatgattggttgttaagagcagttatttatggcttaattagTTGTTTCAGGGTCCAAACTAGCCCCTAGCCAATAAACTTGTGCATCCTAGGCTATCAAAATCAAGGAACAGCAGATTCACAGgtacagattgaaaacaaacgtGGGCAAAATTAACTGGTTGTTTCAATGAATTATTCAGATATGTTATGTTTAGATTTTGACTGCCGtttttcaaccgttgacttaaaaggtttctcgcattttgttattgacacaattaattggtaataagGCGTCCAATTGTACAATTCAGGGATAATCGTGCTcgtgatttcaaatcagccgagCGCATAGCgcgaggctgatttgaaatcactcaccCGATTAcaccctgaattgtactccactcagtcctattactaTTAATAATCACAACAGCAGCGAACCgctaaaccaatcaaaattcctaTCAATTACCTGCAACCTGCTCAAGGCATGGGACTGAGAATCGCGCCTACaaagtgcgattggttttggttttgcttctcattggtggAAAAACTTACGCAAgctttttaagccaatcattaagcgtagcaattgcaatcgcgtaattacagTCAATAGTCATTTAAAAGGCGCTGTACAACCTGCGTTTTGGTTTGAACTACACACCTCCAAGATCAAGGTAGCCTTCATTTTCCGCCTGTAACACGGCGAGGACAGGGGGTATTTTCTGTTTAGCTTCCAGCAACAAATGCTTCAGATCCAACAAAACGGATTCATCtaatgaaaataaacaaaacaaatcgCCCATGATCACGTGCTCTCATGTGTCTGGGCTTTGATTTCTGCTGGAGCACGTCATCCCATGAAGATTGAGTTTGTTGGCCctcaaatattattttaacaGAGTATAGTTTCACTAGCTTATGTGCTTATGTACTGTACAAAAGAGTTTCCGAATCTGTGCGAAGGAAGACGTATGGTGTGACAATGCTATGTATTCTTATACAAAACGAAGCCAGGACTGATCTACAGACGAAGTGTTGTGGTACTGTCTCTCGTCTAAATGTCGATAAAAAATGTTTCGTTTTCCTGTTTTCCCATGAATTTGCTATGGCCTCAAAATTGAgaatagtagtaataattaacagttattctttgaggacgccccggatatgagctgatatatataaccaacgacgccgtaggccgagttggttattatcagctcatatccggcaagtccgagaagaatgaCTGTTTTAgtgaattttcaagcaattctcttgattttttcgggtgaaacctcctcaaatcgtgacattttctttatcgaagacgccgcgaaaattttttttccgacctccaaaatttcagcacaagaaatttgccatcagtttttccttatttggtcaaacttaacgataatggctcatatcatgggcttagggaacctatcagaaagctggaaaaccattatcctgagctaaaaatttactaataacatGTTACAACCAACCACAAGATTTGTTGATGAATGTTGTAGCAATTCCAGTCTTCCCACAGCGACCAGTGCGACCAATCCTGTGAACTAACAAAATAAACCCATTTATTTATGTCCACGTGATGGTTCACCACACCAAGTGGCTACTACCAAGAGATCATGAAATCGAAAAAGAATTAGTAAAAATATTTGTGTCATACCTCTAAATGTGAAACCAGAAACTACCCTTAAATGATATAATCGTTAACCTAGATGGCTAGGGGATCCCAACTTAACCCACATACACAGTGAAAACCAGAGAATAAAGGAAAGGACCTGGAAATTTTATGATTGGTACTCTAAATATCCTTCAAGAATTAAaacataatattaataacaatagcaacaataataataataataataataataattgagtTATTTTTGGAATTCAGAAGCCCTGAAGTGGAGAAAGGATCAAAcaatttcaaacctaaaatccTGTATTAACGTTTCATCTTGGGTGGAAGTGCTATTTCTACCCATCCAGCAGATGTCAACAGTTGCATAATATTGTCCTTCACACGGCATATGGTTCATCTTTACCGCGTAAGGAACCGACAGAAGGTTTTGCCTTACCATAATTTTCAATGTCCTCAGGCATGTCAAAATTAATAACATGCTGAATATCAGGAAAATCGAGTCCTTTGGATGCCACATCGGTAGCTACCATGACATCTTTCTTTCCCTCCCTAAAGCATCTCATGGCATACTCTCTTTCTTCCTGATCTATAAAACAGACAAAGGACACACTACAATCTTCACTGTTCTACCTCTGATAAGTTGATTCGCCCACTTAAGTTGAAGCAGTCAAGACCAAAAGGGGTTTATGAAAGGTAAGAAGAATGGCCATCACCAAAATGCTCCCTTGTACCTATGttcgtttaaaaaaaacaaaatacaacaaaacaaaaaaagacacaCAAAATAGTAAAACCCGACCAAAACCACTTACCGATTGTCTCAACTACTTTTTGTTCGcattcaaacaaaattttttataaACCCATCTGTCATGAACAAAGCTGCACCTGCCACAAGAGTTATTCAACCTTCCCTTTACTTCCTTTTTATCAATCAAAAACGCTTTTAAAATTCACGGCCTAATTGTTATATGGCAGTTATATGGTAAGTCCGTTACCTAGAAGGATGGGCAGCTGCTCCGCTAGTCACTCCCGCttcaagcaaaaaaataaaataaaataaaatagaaaataacattttatgtGCTCACCTTTGTCTCCGTGAATAGCCACGGCTTCAACTCCCTTCAGTAGCAAATACTCATGAATATCATCCACATCTGCCTTTTTCTCCGCAAAAATGAGAACCTACATTTAAGAGACTAGTTCCGGTAAGGCAAGAAACAACTTAACAAACCCTAACCTAGAAAGATTAGATAATTGAACACTATTGGCTAGTAGTGAGCCGCTGACTGGTTCAAAAATTTGGGAAGCAATCAAGAAAATCCTGCTCCTCCTGCTTATGGCACCGCCTTTTTTCTGATGTCAATTCTAGTTCTTGATAACGCCGccttttcaaaaagaaaacatactcTCAAAATGGCACATTCGTTCTTCGACCTGTGCTTCTTACATTTGCATTGCCTACAAAACAACAATACAATGGAACCTACCGGAGGGGGCGTTTTCTGCAAGCACTCAAGCAGGTACACAACTTTGGCTTCTTGTTTTACATATTCAGCCTCCTAAAAGAGAAAGCAAGAAAAGAGCTCAAGAACAGGCGAGAAAAACATTAGCTCGCAGCTCAGACTGGAAGCAAAAGCGCTGAATTGACATTTACAGTGCAGTAAAATTGGTAACGACCTGACGGAAAGGAAAGACTAGCATGATCGGAGAGAGGTAATCAATCATTATTCGTCTTCAGATTTACCAGTAATTTCTATTTATTTTCCAGGATGGTTTGATGATCAACGAATAAATCAAACACATAAATGACCCATTGATTTTAATAAATGCTATGACATCAAAATGAATGTGGTTTTATTGTTAGACATCGCCGTGTGTGAAAAAGTGATATTTTACTCCTGGCCGCAAGCTGAAAGCTACTGAGATTTGATATACCTGAATGACATCAAGACTCGCGGCGCCCGCTCTTCCCACGTTTACTGTTACTAAAATTGACAAAACAACTTGTTAGAAATCAAGTAATACAACCAAACCAGGAATGATCTTCCCTGTGAAGGATGACTCACCTGAACAAACATCTCATTACCTGGCTTCACAAGAGCACTCTTGGCAAAGTTCTGTATCTTTTTCGGCATTGTAGCGCTAAACAGGAGCGTCTGTCGCTGGGACTGTCATACATTGGGAAAGAAAACAGTATTATCACAGAACAAGATGTATGACAAGGCTACCAAATCTGGATCCAAGTTATGTTTACCTTGAAGTAGGAAAAAATTGTCCTAACATCTTCTTCAAATCCCATATCAATCATACGATCAGCCTCATCAAGAACAAGGTATCTATGAGCCAAAGAACCGACAACTTTAATAAGCACTGAGTCTTCATCATTTATCGTTACGGAGCCTACTGTATGGGAAGATCAAGTAACTTCGTCAGAAACTTACATCATCACGTAATGGTGACGAGGTCGGCATTATCGCCACCGAAAGGGATTTTTTAGAGATTAATCCGTTATCAATcagcagggctcgaaataattttcggatagtctccggtcacgatgaccggccaaattcatttttcctcggtcacgtatcgtttctggccggtcaaatgtatatgatgaattactcttttaggggcccataaacccaaaacGTTACGAATTTATTTCGCAGGAGTCCTtgctaagggcctgattacatggcgaatttcagccCGCCTTCTGTaacaaatcctttgaaaaccaaattgtcgattacatggagaaggattcagcccggggcgcaattcagcctgggctgaaaatcctagcccggtttgagaatactgGGCttggattttcagcccggccaaacgggctgaaaaatccttGTAAtggctatcattttttcagcctgggttgaaaaaggagcgcgagcatgcgtatctattgtgttttcgcacctcagtaaactttctcacggaaattggcgttttgcgcccgggctgaaattgaccatgtaatcgcaacaatatttcagcccggtgggcggagcgaaatttcagctcgggctgaaattcatcatgtaatcaggccctaagagcttatagcactttaaagtgctttacaataaaagtaaaatacaacgtcgaaatgaaaataagcttAACTAATCATTCAGTACACATTAAATTTGTCTGGGGCGTTCACATGCATGTATAATGATTTCTGGCGTGAGATCTTGATCCTAAAACTCCGGCAGTAATCTGTATTACTTCCCATACCAAGATAAGGAAAAGTTAAATCTATAGTAGAATTGAATATGAATTATAGCTCTGAATTATAGTCCCTTTGCAGTACACTGcttttgataatatttattcCGCTTGAGGAATTAATTTATACGCAGGGacaaatgtacaacttgaaaattactaataaaagtggaaatatttagtaattttgtgaccggaagtgggcgaatcccgatgtctgtttcgatgcgcgaattgtaaacaacggctctagttgcatgtcaccaggatttcatatcaagttccgcaatacacagcgactcgataaataacaactgaaacaactgaacagcaggaaccttaaattttttttttaattttcaataagattgaattttgaccggtcaaaatgaccggcaagacgaaagtttgaacggtcaaatccacaatcagtccggacattgtccgttgaccggccgttatttcgagccctgaatCAGTATTAAGATGatcttttgcaactttttcatTTCCAAGCTACATGATTTTTCGTAAATCGGTACCGAAAGTCACTTGTAGAATAATTCTTTTACTTCCATGACCCGTCAAAGTGGAAGCCAGTGTGCTTTCCTACTGTGTACTTGGGACTAAATTACTGCAACAGGCTTCTACATTACTTCACAGCTCTACTTTGCCGAAGTGACTGTAACTACAAGAGGgaacaaacaaaagaagtttACTTACCTGCAGATGTCAAGATTAACCATTTTCTTATCCAATAAATCCATCAAACGCCCTGTAGTAGCTACCATCATATGTACACCTCTGAATCAACATTGCACAAGTAAGGGAAAAATTGAACAGTTTGTGTGGTGTTGTCTCTCTTGAGTAGAAACAGAGAAGGCTTGAGACAGACACGGGGCGGAAGGGGGTGGTTTTACCATAGAAACTGACAGGGGACGGGGCTActtacttcaagaaaaaaagtgaaaggcTTTCATCAAAGGGTTGTAAATGTAAACACCCGAGAGTAGTAACCCTCGTCGTTCTTTGACTACAACCCATGTTTGAACATCCACCCACCTTGAAGCCATAATTCAAGAGAAGTGCGGGGTGTTGGAACTACAGATAACAGAAATGGACAACTCTAGGTGGTGGAGGTTGGGTTGCCTTGTTATAATGCAAAATGTATCTCTTGATCAAAAATGGtttcttgaaacataaacaagcgaaaattaacgttgaaagccgacgtttcggcgtcatgaaaccattctcaaggcaaagtgagtaagtgttgcgaagatttgatttctatagtttttacgaattaacataataacaaaggatcaaaaaattctttaagtgaatacctttgcgcgaaTCGAGTCCGTTTTCACGTTCAAAGATGATTTAAGttatcttataaaaagcatctcattaattaggcaatcaaatttCTTAGAACATTTGGTAAAAACGTGAAATTGCTCTGAAAAAAAGGTGGTACGTTCGAGTTGTGTTCGCTAAAGTAATGTTTACAAATTGACCACGATTTTTGCCTGTGTCCATCAACGTGTTCGTGGAGGTGGCCGCGAGTGTAACCAACATATCCTGCATCGCACAGGTTACATTGAAACTTGCAAGCTAAACATTGTTGGTTAACAATGGCTGGCTTGTCTTCTCGAACTTTAAGATCTTCGTTAATTTTTCTGCTTATGAACACGGGCTGAATTGCGGTCTTGATTTTAGAGCTGAGATCTGTGAGACGTTTTTTCACCACATTCGCAGAGACCTGATCTTTAAATGGTATGGTGGCTAGGATGGGATGTGTAGTCGTGTCGGTTGATGGAATGTTCTGCTGGTCTGCTACCTTGGAATCTACGAATTGCTGGCCGCCAAGTTGAAGAAGTGCTTCGGGTACTTAAGCTTTAAGAATACTGAACCTATTTAGAGACCAGCTAATTAAACTACTCAATGCAGCCACTTTTTACAAGATaacttaaggctggtttccatttgatcgcaaacgatcgcaaagagtcctgtttccatataatcgcagacgatcgcaaacgatcgcagagccgactgtagccatacatttcgttcagcggaaatgtcatatgtactcgcgcgttgtgcccgcgggaaaatcaaagcaaacaacatggcggacatcgaggaggaaattttgctgcaagcaaatttatttcagttttcttcttttagtccttaagcgaccacaagtcagcttcaaaacctaaggtttcaaaaaatattc
Protein-coding sequences here:
- the LOC136914019 gene encoding probable ATP-dependent RNA helicase DDX41 isoform X1, producing MDRKRAHKEDISDDEDFVPYVPLKERRRLELEKREKYLKQKADPQPHTETVHTSREPVLEKIEKSEESSFGMKSNVSLLDQHTELKKIAEAEKETDHEKQLKEEEKILDSIAEKKVLMAVGEIAKGIVYTDSIKTGWRPPRYFQCYSPEKFQKLRRKWHILVEGEDIPPPIRTFKEMKFPRAVLNTLKSKGITHPTPIQVQGIPTVLSGRDMIGIAFTGSGKTLVFTLPIIMFSMEQEKALPFQRQEGPYGLIVVPSRELARQTFEVISEFTKALQLDGFPPLRSALCIGGTSVKDQLETIKRGVHMMVATTGRLMDLLDKKMVNLDICRYLVLDEADRMIDMGFEEDVRTIFSYFKSQRQTLLFSATMPKKIQNFAKSALVKPVTVNVGRAGAASLDVIQEAEYVKQEAKVVYLLECLQKTPPPVLIFAEKKADVDDIHEYLLLKGVEAVAIHGDKDQEEREYAMRCFREGKKDVMVATDVASKGLDFPDIQHVINFDMPEDIENYVHRIGRTGRCGKTGIATTFINKSCDESVLLDLKHLLLEAKQKIPPVLAVLQAENEGYLDLGEERGCTYCGGLGHRITECPKLEAMQNKQAGNIGRRDYLAPGAADW
- the LOC136914019 gene encoding probable ATP-dependent RNA helicase DDX41 isoform X2, with the translated sequence MAVGEIAKGIVYTDSIKTGWRPPRYFQCYSPEKFQKLRRKWHILVEGEDIPPPIRTFKEMKFPRAVLNTLKSKGITHPTPIQVQGIPTVLSGRDMIGIAFTGSGKTLVFTLPIIMFSMEQEKALPFQRQEGPYGLIVVPSRELARQTFEVISEFTKALQLDGFPPLRSALCIGGTSVKDQLETIKRGVHMMVATTGRLMDLLDKKMVNLDICRYLVLDEADRMIDMGFEEDVRTIFSYFKSQRQTLLFSATMPKKIQNFAKSALVKPVTVNVGRAGAASLDVIQEAEYVKQEAKVVYLLECLQKTPPPVLIFAEKKADVDDIHEYLLLKGVEAVAIHGDKDQEEREYAMRCFREGKKDVMVATDVASKGLDFPDIQHVINFDMPEDIENYVHRIGRTGRCGKTGIATTFINKSCDESVLLDLKHLLLEAKQKIPPVLAVLQAENEGYLDLGEERGCTYCGGLGHRITECPKLEAMQNKQAGNIGRRDYLAPGAADW